A part of Nocardioides sp. WS12 genomic DNA contains:
- a CDS encoding aldo/keto reductase, producing the protein MTIPYRAFGRTGVKVSSLALGTMMFGERGNRDHDDSIRVIHRALDAGINLVDTADVYSQGESEEIVGKALVGRRDDVVLATKFHGQIGTEVNQFGNSRRWIIRAVENSLRRLQTDHIDLYQVHRPEDDTDIDETLGALSDLVHQGKIRYVGTSTFKPSQIVESQWVAEKRGRERPVSEQPPYSLLARGVEREVLPVAEKYDLAVIPWSPLAGGWLTGKYRLDGGQPESSRAGRQPGRFEIDNPDNRAKLEAVEALTVLADQAGIPLIHLALAFVLEHPAITSAIIGPRTLEQLEGQLGAAEVRLSRDILDEIDKIVPPGSNLSSRDAGYSSPALDDSSLRRRNPAG; encoded by the coding sequence GTGACCATCCCCTACCGCGCCTTCGGGCGCACCGGCGTCAAGGTCAGCTCGCTGGCCCTCGGCACGATGATGTTCGGCGAGCGCGGCAACCGCGACCACGACGACAGCATCCGGGTGATTCACCGCGCGCTCGACGCCGGCATCAACCTGGTCGACACCGCCGACGTCTACAGCCAGGGCGAGTCCGAGGAGATCGTCGGCAAGGCGCTCGTCGGCCGTCGTGACGACGTCGTCCTCGCGACCAAGTTCCACGGCCAGATCGGCACGGAGGTGAACCAGTTCGGCAACTCGCGGCGCTGGATCATCCGCGCGGTCGAGAACAGCCTGCGCCGGCTCCAGACCGACCACATCGACCTCTACCAGGTGCACCGCCCCGAGGACGACACCGACATCGACGAGACCCTCGGCGCACTGTCCGACCTCGTCCACCAGGGCAAGATCCGGTACGTCGGAACGTCGACCTTCAAGCCATCCCAGATCGTCGAGTCGCAGTGGGTCGCGGAGAAGCGCGGTCGCGAGCGTCCGGTGAGCGAGCAGCCGCCGTACTCCCTGCTGGCGCGTGGCGTGGAGCGGGAAGTGCTGCCCGTGGCGGAGAAGTACGACCTCGCCGTCATCCCGTGGAGCCCGCTCGCGGGTGGATGGCTGACCGGCAAGTACCGCCTCGACGGCGGGCAGCCGGAGTCGAGTCGTGCCGGCCGCCAGCCGGGTCGCTTCGAGATCGACAATCCCGACAACCGGGCCAAGCTGGAAGCCGTCGAGGCCCTGACCGTGCTGGCCGATCAGGCCGGGATCCCGCTCATCCACCTGGCCCTGGCGTTCGTGCTCGAACACCCGGCGATCACGTCGGCGATCATCGGTCCGCGCACCCTCGAGCAGCTCGAGGGACAGTTGGGCGCGGCCGAAGTGCGGCTGAGCCGCGACATCCTCGACGAGATCGACAAGATCGTGCCGCCCGGCTCGAACCTCTCCAGCCGCGACGCGGGGTACTCCTCGCCCGCGCTCGACGACTCCTCCCTGCGCCGCCGCAACCCGGCGGGCTGA